The following proteins are co-located in the Pseudomonas sp. DY-1 genome:
- the hisC gene encoding histidinol-phosphate transaminase codes for MSKFWSPFVKGLVPYVPGEQPKLAKLVKLNTNENPYGPSPKAVAAMQAEVGDNLRLYPDPNSDRLKQAVADYYGVQTNQVFVGNGSDEVLAHAFHGLFQHGKPLLFPDVSYSFYPVYCGLYGIPFEALPLDEQFQIRVEDYARPNGGIVFPNPNAPTGCLLALEAIERLLRANPDTVVLVDEAYIDFGGETAISLVDRYPNLLVTQTLSKSRSLAGLRVGLAVGHPDLIEALDRIKNSFNSYPLDRMAIAGAAVAFEDKAYFEATCRKVIDSRESLVADLGKLGFEVLPSAANFVFARHPQKDAASIAAGLREQGVIVRHFKQERIAQFLRITIGTPEQNQALLDALRNL; via the coding sequence ATGAGCAAATTCTGGAGTCCCTTCGTCAAGGGCCTGGTGCCCTACGTTCCTGGCGAGCAGCCCAAGCTGGCGAAGCTGGTCAAGCTGAACACCAACGAGAATCCTTACGGTCCGTCGCCCAAAGCGGTGGCGGCCATGCAGGCTGAGGTGGGTGACAACCTGCGCCTGTATCCAGACCCGAACAGTGACCGCCTGAAGCAGGCGGTGGCCGACTACTACGGTGTGCAGACGAACCAGGTGTTCGTCGGCAACGGCTCGGACGAGGTCCTGGCACACGCTTTCCACGGCCTGTTCCAGCACGGCAAGCCGCTGCTGTTCCCGGATGTGAGCTACAGCTTCTACCCGGTCTACTGTGGGCTGTATGGCATCCCCTTCGAGGCGCTGCCGCTGGACGAACAGTTTCAGATTCGCGTCGAAGACTATGCGCGCCCCAATGGCGGCATCGTCTTCCCCAACCCCAATGCACCCACTGGCTGCCTGCTGGCGCTGGAGGCTATCGAACGTCTGCTCAGGGCCAACCCGGACACCGTAGTGCTGGTGGACGAGGCCTACATCGACTTCGGTGGCGAGACGGCTATCAGCCTGGTGGACCGCTATCCGAACCTGCTGGTGACCCAGACCCTGTCCAAGTCCCGGTCTCTGGCGGGGCTGCGGGTTGGCCTGGCTGTCGGCCATCCGGACCTGATCGAGGCGCTGGATCGGATCAAGAACAGCTTCAACTCCTACCCGCTGGATCGCATGGCAATCGCTGGTGCCGCGGTTGCGTTCGAAGACAAGGCGTACTTCGAGGCAACCTGCCGCAAGGTGATCGACAGCCGCGAATCGCTAGTGGCTGATCTGGGAAAGCTGGGCTTCGAGGTGCTGCCCTCGGCGGCCAACTTCGTATTCGCGCGCCATCCCCAGAAGGATGCCGCCAGCATTGCCGCTGGATTGCGCGAACAGGGCGTGATCGTTCGCCACTTCAAGCAGGAGCGAATTGCCCAGTTCCTGCGCATCACCATTGGCACGCCCGAGCAGAACCAGGCGTTGCTGGATGCCTTGCGTAATCTCTGA
- a CDS encoding Nif3-like dinuclear metal center hexameric protein: MAIALNTLVEEADRYLNAARIQDYCPNGLQVEGRPQVSRIVTGVTASQALLDAAVEAEADVVLVHHGYFWKGENPCVVGMKQRRLKTLLANDVSLLAYHLPLDLHPDVGNNVQLARQLDIIVEGPLEPDNPRTVGLIGSLAEPMTATDFARRVREVLGREPLVVEGDRMISRIGWCTGGGQGYIDQAIAAGVDAYLTGEVSEQTVHSARENGVSFIAAGHHATERYGVQALGDYLAKRFAIEHLFIDCANPA; this comes from the coding sequence ATGGCGATTGCCCTGAACACCCTGGTAGAAGAAGCGGACCGTTACCTCAACGCCGCGCGCATCCAGGATTACTGCCCCAACGGCCTGCAGGTCGAGGGGCGTCCGCAGGTCAGCCGGATCGTCACCGGCGTCACCGCCAGCCAAGCGTTGTTGGACGCAGCAGTGGAGGCTGAGGCGGACGTAGTACTGGTGCACCACGGCTACTTCTGGAAAGGCGAGAACCCCTGTGTGGTGGGCATGAAGCAGCGTCGCCTGAAGACCCTGCTAGCCAATGACGTCAGCCTGCTCGCCTATCACTTGCCGCTGGATCTGCATCCGGATGTGGGTAACAACGTGCAGCTCGCGCGCCAACTGGACATCATCGTCGAAGGCCCACTGGAGCCGGATAATCCGCGGACTGTCGGGTTGATCGGCTCCCTGGCCGAGCCCATGACCGCCACCGACTTCGCCCGTCGCGTACGCGAGGTGCTCGGGCGTGAACCCCTGGTGGTGGAGGGCGATCGCATGATCAGCCGGATCGGCTGGTGCACCGGCGGTGGACAGGGCTATATCGATCAGGCGATTGCTGCGGGTGTCGATGCCTATCTCACTGGCGAAGTCTCCGAACAGACAGTGCATAGCGCGCGGGAGAATGGTGTCAGTTTCATCGCCGCCGGCCACCATGCCACTGAGCGGTATGGCGTGCAGGCGCTAGGCGACTACCTGGCCAAGCGCTTCGCCATCGAGCACTTGTTCATCGACTGCGCCAATCCTGCCTGA
- the algW gene encoding Do family serine endopeptidase AlgW, which translates to MLKALRFFSWPLIVGVLAALLIIQQYPEWVGLPRQEVHLQEAPKFNFTRQGPDSYADAVTSASPAVANLYTTKMVSKPAHPLFEDPQFRRFFGDNLPRQRRMESSLGSAVIMSPEGYLLTNNHVTAGADQIVVALKDGRETLARLVGSDPETDLAVLKIDLKDLPPITLGRSDNIRIGDVALAIGNPFGVGQTVTMGIISATGRNQLGLNTYEDFIQTDAAINPGNSGGALVDANGNLIGINTAIFSKSGGSQGIGFAIPVKLALEVMKAIVEHGSVIRGWLGIEVQPLTPELAESFGLEGRPGIVVAGIYRDSPAQRATLQPGDIILSIDGEPAGDGRRSMNQVARTRPGEKVSIQVMRNGQELELTAEVGVRPPPSSNGGS; encoded by the coding sequence ATGCTCAAGGCCCTGCGATTTTTCAGCTGGCCCCTGATTGTCGGCGTGCTCGCGGCACTGCTGATCATCCAGCAATACCCGGAATGGGTCGGCCTGCCCCGCCAGGAAGTGCATCTGCAGGAGGCCCCCAAGTTCAATTTCACCCGCCAGGGCCCCGACTCTTATGCCGATGCGGTCACCAGTGCATCGCCTGCGGTTGCCAACCTCTACACCACCAAGATGGTGAGCAAGCCGGCGCATCCGCTGTTCGAAGATCCGCAGTTCCGCCGGTTCTTCGGTGACAACCTGCCGCGCCAGCGACGCATGGAGTCCAGCCTGGGTTCGGCGGTGATCATGAGCCCGGAAGGCTACCTGCTGACCAACAACCACGTGACCGCAGGTGCCGACCAGATCGTGGTAGCCCTGAAGGACGGACGTGAAACCCTGGCACGCCTGGTGGGAAGCGATCCTGAAACCGACCTCGCGGTGCTGAAGATCGACCTCAAGGATCTCCCGCCGATCACCCTCGGCCGCTCGGACAATATCCGCATCGGCGACGTTGCCCTGGCGATCGGTAACCCTTTCGGAGTCGGCCAGACCGTGACCATGGGCATCATCAGCGCCACCGGCCGGAACCAGTTGGGCCTGAACACCTATGAAGACTTCATCCAGACCGACGCCGCGATCAACCCCGGTAACTCCGGCGGCGCGCTGGTTGACGCCAACGGCAACCTGATCGGCATCAACACCGCGATTTTCTCCAAGTCAGGTGGCTCCCAGGGCATCGGCTTCGCCATTCCGGTCAAACTGGCGCTGGAAGTCATGAAGGCGATCGTCGAGCACGGCTCGGTGATTCGCGGCTGGCTAGGCATCGAAGTACAACCCCTGACCCCGGAGCTCGCGGAATCCTTCGGCCTGGAAGGTCGCCCCGGCATCGTAGTCGCCGGCATCTACCGCGACAGCCCAGCCCAACGCGCCACCCTGCAACCCGGTGACATCATTCTCAGCATCGACGGCGAACCGGCTGGTGACGGCCGCCGCTCGATGAACCAGGTGGCGCGTACTCGCCCCGGTGAAAAGGTAAGCATTCAGGTGATGCGCAACGGCCAGGAACTGGAATTGACCGCAGAAGTCGGTGTGCGGCCGCCGCCCAGTAGCAACGGCGGCAGCTGA
- the cysD gene encoding sulfate adenylyltransferase subunit CysD, with amino-acid sequence MLDKLTHLKQLEAESIHIIREVAAEFDNPVMLYSIGKDSAVMLHLARKAFFPGKLPFPVMHVDTRWKFQEMYQFRDKMVAEMGLDLITHVNPEGVAQGINPFTHGSAKHTDVMKTEGLKQALDKYGFDAAFGGARRDEEKSRAKERVYSFRDSKHRWDPKNQRPELWNVYNGKVKKGESIRVFPLSNWTELDIWQYIYLEQIPIVPLYFAAEREVIEKNGTLIMIDDERILEHLSDEEKARIEKRMVRFRTLGCYPLTGAVESTATTLPEIIQEMLLTRTSERQGRVIDHDAAGSMEEKKRQGYF; translated from the coding sequence ATGCTCGATAAACTGACGCACCTGAAACAGCTGGAGGCGGAGAGCATCCACATCATTCGTGAAGTGGCCGCCGAATTCGACAACCCGGTGATGCTCTACTCCATCGGTAAAGACTCCGCCGTCATGCTGCACCTGGCGCGCAAGGCGTTCTTCCCTGGCAAGCTGCCGTTCCCGGTCATGCATGTCGACACTCGCTGGAAGTTCCAGGAGATGTACCAGTTTCGCGACAAGATGGTCGCCGAAATGGGCCTGGACCTGATCACTCATGTGAACCCGGAAGGCGTCGCCCAGGGCATCAACCCCTTCACCCATGGCAGCGCGAAGCACACTGACGTGATGAAGACCGAGGGCCTCAAGCAGGCACTCGACAAGTACGGCTTCGATGCGGCCTTCGGCGGCGCCCGTCGCGACGAGGAGAAGTCCCGCGCCAAGGAGCGTGTGTACTCCTTCCGCGACAGCAAGCATCGCTGGGACCCGAAGAACCAGCGCCCGGAACTGTGGAACGTCTACAACGGCAAGGTGAAGAAGGGCGAGTCGATCCGCGTCTTCCCGCTGTCCAACTGGACCGAGCTGGACATCTGGCAGTACATCTATCTGGAACAGATCCCGATCGTCCCGCTGTACTTCGCCGCCGAGCGTGAAGTCATCGAGAAGAACGGTACGCTGATCATGATCGACGACGAGCGCATCCTCGAGCATCTCTCCGACGAAGAGAAAGCACGCATCGAGAAGCGTATGGTGCGTTTCCGCACCTTGGGCTGCTACCCGCTCACCGGTGCGGTGGAATCCACTGCTACGACTCTGCCGGAAATCATCCAGGAAATGCTCCTGACCCGTACTTCCGAACGCCAGGGGCGGGTCATCGACCACGACGCCGCCGGCTCGATGGAAGAGAAGAAACGTCAGGGCTATTTCTAA
- the mltB gene encoding lytic murein transglycosylase B: protein MRRVAFALPLLVLISACSSKPTSVPKPVQKPKQPTLITPSAHPTFGSVQPITPLRGDFAGNVSARRFIDRMVSQHDFNRQHLQDLFSQTRELDWVIRLMDRQAPTYTPPSGPNGAWLRYRKKFITPGNVRNGVLFWDQHEADLQRAFQTYGVPPEIIVGIIGVETRWGRVMGKTRIIDALATLSFSYPRRAEFFSGELEQFLLQARKEGDDPLSLRGSYAGAMGYGQFMPTSFTKYAVDFDGNGQRDLWNPRDAIGSVANYFKQHGWITGDAVAVRAIGQARSLEDGFKTQYPVSVLTAAGLRPQSSLGNHQSASLLRLDMGNTYQYWYGLPNFYVITRYNHSTHYAMAVWELGKAVESQRHGSR from the coding sequence ATGCGCCGCGTCGCTTTCGCCCTGCCTTTGCTCGTCCTGATCTCCGCGTGCAGCAGCAAACCAACTTCCGTCCCAAAGCCGGTCCAGAAGCCAAAGCAACCGACGCTCATAACTCCCAGTGCCCATCCGACATTCGGTTCGGTGCAACCGATCACGCCGCTGCGCGGCGACTTCGCGGGCAACGTCAGTGCCCGGCGCTTCATCGATCGCATGGTCAGCCAGCACGACTTCAATCGCCAGCACCTGCAAGACCTGTTCTCCCAAACCCGCGAACTTGATTGGGTGATCCGCCTGATGGACCGCCAGGCGCCCACCTACACACCGCCCAGTGGCCCCAACGGCGCCTGGCTACGCTACCGAAAGAAATTCATCACACCGGGCAACGTGCGCAACGGCGTGTTGTTCTGGGACCAGCACGAAGCTGATCTGCAGCGCGCCTTCCAAACGTACGGCGTACCGCCGGAAATCATTGTCGGCATCATCGGTGTGGAGACCCGTTGGGGACGCGTAATGGGCAAGACTCGGATCATCGACGCGCTGGCCACCCTTTCCTTCTCTTACCCTCGCCGCGCCGAGTTCTTCAGTGGCGAACTTGAGCAGTTTCTTCTGCAGGCGCGCAAGGAAGGTGACGACCCACTGTCGCTGCGCGGCTCCTATGCCGGCGCGATGGGCTATGGACAGTTCATGCCGACGTCCTTCACCAAATATGCCGTGGACTTCGATGGCAACGGACAACGAGACTTGTGGAACCCCCGCGATGCTATCGGCAGCGTGGCCAACTACTTCAAGCAGCATGGCTGGATCACCGGCGACGCCGTCGCCGTGCGCGCCATCGGCCAGGCGCGCTCGCTGGAAGACGGCTTCAAGACCCAATATCCGGTCAGTGTCCTGACTGCAGCCGGGCTCCGGCCGCAAAGTTCGCTGGGCAATCACCAAAGCGCCAGCCTGCTGCGCCTGGACATGGGCAACACCTACCAGTACTGGTATGGCCTACCAAACTTCTACGTGATCACCCGCTATAACCACAGCACGCACTACGCCATGGCGGTGTGGGAACTGGGCAAGGCGGTGGAGAGCCAACGTCACGGCTCCCGATGA
- a CDS encoding DUF4198 domain-containing protein, with product MRLDKRFFLTPILAAAFAGHVHAHGLWTEQRRGNIEVIYGHGAEDDAFKADKVSGAWAFDAQGRMIPVSVERLVDHARLKPLKAPAILAVALDNGPWSQTADKQWINQGQRQVPGAVASIHTWKYNLAFYQSGTQLPELKRIRLAIVPEADPLAVGPGNSLPVRVLLDGKPASGVELIGDYRGEPDTVSATTDADGRAKMPVRNSGLNIIAAQVTLDTPNDPDVKQHGLFSSLTFLGAPHHE from the coding sequence ATGCGCCTGGACAAACGCTTCTTCCTCACCCCCATCCTTGCAGCTGCCTTCGCAGGTCACGTTCATGCCCACGGACTGTGGACCGAACAACGGCGCGGCAACATCGAAGTGATCTACGGACACGGCGCCGAAGACGACGCCTTCAAGGCGGATAAAGTCAGCGGTGCCTGGGCCTTTGACGCACAGGGGCGGATGATCCCGGTGTCGGTCGAGCGCCTGGTGGACCATGCACGGCTCAAACCCTTGAAAGCGCCAGCAATCCTGGCGGTAGCCCTGGACAACGGTCCTTGGTCGCAGACCGCCGACAAGCAGTGGATAAACCAGGGGCAGCGGCAGGTTCCCGGGGCTGTTGCGTCCATCCATACCTGGAAGTACAACCTGGCGTTTTATCAATCAGGAACGCAGCTCCCGGAGCTCAAGCGCATACGCCTGGCGATAGTGCCGGAAGCCGATCCGCTGGCGGTTGGACCGGGTAATTCGCTGCCGGTAAGGGTGCTACTGGACGGCAAGCCGGCGTCCGGTGTCGAACTGATCGGCGACTACCGGGGCGAACCCGATACCGTAAGCGCCACAACCGACGCCGACGGTCGCGCCAAGATGCCGGTACGCAATTCCGGGCTGAACATCATCGCCGCCCAGGTCACCCTGGATACTCCGAACGATCCCGACGTGAAACAGCACGGACTGTTCAGTTCGCTGACCTTCCTTGGCGCACCGCACCACGAATGA
- the hisD gene encoding histidinol dehydrogenase, producing the protein MTAPIAIRRLNAADQDFARHLDHLLSWESVSDEAVNQRVLDIIQAVRERGDAAVVEFTQRFDGVQATTMAELILPRERLELALTRITAEQRKALETAAARVRSYHEKQKQDSWTYTEADGTVLGQQVTPLDRAGLYVPGGKASYPSSVLMNAIPAKVAGVAEVVMVVPTPRGEINEIVLAAACVAGVDRVFTIGGAQAVAALAYGTESVPQVDKIVGPGNIYVATAKRHVFGQVGIDMIAGPSEILVVCDGGTDPDWIAMDLFSQAEHDEDAQAILVSPDAAFLDKVAASIDKLLPTMERAEIIRTSLENRGALILVADEAQACQVANRIAPEHLELSVADPQSWLPHIRHAGAIFMGRYTAEALGDYCAGPNHVLPTSGTARFSSPLGVYDFQKRSSIIFCSADGASELGKTASILARGESLTAHARSAEFRIKGE; encoded by the coding sequence ATGACCGCTCCAATCGCCATCCGCCGACTCAATGCCGCTGATCAGGATTTCGCGCGACACCTGGATCATCTGCTGAGCTGGGAAAGCGTATCCGACGAAGCGGTCAACCAGCGTGTCCTCGACATCATCCAGGCCGTGCGTGAGCGTGGCGACGCTGCTGTAGTCGAGTTCACCCAGCGCTTCGACGGTGTGCAGGCGACCACCATGGCGGAACTGATCCTTCCGCGCGAGCGCCTGGAGCTGGCCCTGACCCGTATTACCGCCGAGCAGCGCAAGGCGCTGGAAACCGCTGCCGCTCGTGTGCGTAGCTATCACGAGAAGCAGAAACAGGACTCCTGGACCTACACCGAAGCTGACGGCACGGTACTGGGCCAGCAGGTAACTCCGCTGGATCGCGCAGGTCTTTATGTACCCGGCGGCAAGGCGTCGTATCCGTCGTCCGTGTTGATGAATGCGATTCCCGCCAAGGTCGCTGGAGTTGCCGAGGTGGTGATGGTCGTGCCGACGCCTCGCGGCGAAATCAACGAGATCGTCCTTGCGGCTGCCTGTGTGGCTGGGGTGGACCGTGTCTTCACCATCGGCGGCGCCCAGGCGGTGGCCGCACTGGCCTATGGCACCGAGAGCGTGCCCCAGGTGGACAAGATCGTCGGTCCGGGCAACATCTATGTCGCCACGGCCAAGCGCCACGTCTTCGGACAGGTAGGTATCGATATGATTGCTGGTCCGTCGGAAATTCTCGTGGTCTGCGATGGCGGCACCGATCCCGACTGGATCGCCATGGACCTGTTCTCGCAGGCCGAGCACGACGAAGACGCCCAGGCCATCCTGGTCAGCCCCGATGCCGCCTTCCTCGACAAGGTTGCCGCCAGCATCGACAAACTGCTCCCGACCATGGAGCGTGCCGAGATCATTCGCACCTCCCTGGAGAACCGCGGCGCACTGATCCTGGTGGCCGATGAGGCCCAGGCGTGCCAAGTGGCCAACCGCATCGCTCCCGAGCACCTGGAGCTGTCCGTTGCCGATCCGCAGTCCTGGCTCCCGCATATCCGCCACGCCGGCGCCATCTTCATGGGGCGTTATACCGCCGAAGCCTTGGGCGACTACTGCGCTGGTCCGAACCACGTTCTGCCGACCTCCGGCACTGCGCGCTTCTCCTCACCGCTGGGTGTGTACGACTTCCAGAAGCGTTCCTCGATCATTTTCTGCTCGGCCGACGGCGCGTCCGAACTGGGCAAGACCGCGTCCATCCTGGCCCGGGGCGAGTCTCTGACAGCCCACGCGCGCAGCGCCGAATTCCGCATCAAGGGGGAGTGA
- a CDS encoding TonB-dependent siderophore receptor has product MRSHHLAPVTGLLLSLLGEATAAEATLPLLLDDIQINEHRQENADGPVRGYRATRSASATRTDTDIRDIPQAISVIPAQVLEDLDISRLDRALDFAGGVSRQNNFGGLTLLSYSIRGFTTGELYKNGFAINRGSYSSPDTSVIERIEVLKGPAASLYGRGDPGGTVNIVTKKPQAERFSRFKASAGSWDRYRVSLDVNAPLDDEDMLLSRINLATEDNSSFRNHAGNQRLAISPSLSWQLTPDTRLLLETEFVQHESVFDRGIPAVNGELGTVKRSTFLGEPYDGEVRNRNQMIQASLEHHLNDSWKLRLANHYAQGHLQGDSSETSRLIGTQVTRFYRQRDFEWNDSITQLELHGLFETGNWLHQSLAGIEYENYRNSQKYPQSLTSLDYGLDIYNPVYGRPKPPIVNPNDFFEQVESRALNLQDQIDFGQGWKGLIGARFEHFEQTALNRATRISNGQDKESLTLRSGLLYQLTPEIGLFANAATSVKPNAIGSQGTGFDPEKGFGKEAGLKLDLLGGRIGATVALFHIDKENVLTAAPNNPGENIAAGRARSQGLDLQVSGQLTDTVRLIGAYAYIDAEITKDNVLPEGSRLLGVPEHSGSLLAVYEFKGGRLQGSDIGAALNYVGNRSGQAGSPLELPAYATLDLLAHYEASERATVGLNLNNLFDRKYYERSYNSAWVMPGEPRNLNFSLTLDL; this is encoded by the coding sequence ATGCGCTCCCACCACCTCGCGCCTGTCACCGGGTTGCTTCTCAGCCTGCTGGGCGAAGCCACTGCCGCCGAAGCGACCCTCCCCCTTCTACTGGACGACATTCAGATCAACGAGCACCGTCAGGAAAACGCGGATGGCCCGGTACGCGGCTACCGCGCAACCCGTTCGGCCAGTGCTACCCGCACCGATACCGATATCCGCGACATCCCCCAGGCGATAAGCGTGATTCCGGCTCAAGTGCTGGAGGACCTGGACATTTCCCGCCTCGATCGAGCCTTGGATTTCGCCGGGGGCGTATCGCGGCAGAACAACTTCGGCGGCCTGACCTTACTCTCCTACAGCATCCGCGGCTTCACCACGGGCGAGTTGTACAAGAACGGTTTCGCAATAAACCGCGGCAGCTACAGCTCGCCAGACACCTCCGTCATCGAGCGCATCGAAGTGCTCAAGGGACCCGCCGCCAGCCTGTATGGGCGCGGCGATCCGGGTGGCACTGTGAATATAGTGACCAAGAAGCCCCAGGCCGAACGCTTCTCGCGCTTCAAGGCCAGTGCCGGGAGTTGGGACCGCTATCGCGTCAGCCTGGATGTCAACGCGCCGCTCGATGATGAAGACATGCTGCTGTCGCGCATCAATCTGGCAACTGAGGACAACAGCAGCTTTCGCAACCATGCCGGCAACCAACGCCTGGCGATCAGCCCCTCCCTGAGCTGGCAACTGACCCCCGATACCCGCCTGCTGCTGGAGACGGAGTTCGTCCAGCACGAATCGGTGTTCGATCGCGGTATCCCGGCCGTGAACGGAGAGCTGGGAACGGTCAAACGCTCCACCTTCCTCGGCGAACCCTACGACGGTGAAGTCCGCAATCGCAACCAGATGATCCAGGCCAGCCTGGAGCATCACCTCAATGACAGCTGGAAACTGCGCCTGGCCAATCATTACGCCCAGGGACACTTGCAGGGTGACTCCTCAGAGACCTCACGACTGATCGGCACCCAGGTGACCCGTTTCTATCGCCAGCGGGATTTCGAGTGGAACGACAGCATCACTCAACTGGAACTGCATGGCCTCTTCGAGACGGGCAATTGGCTGCACCAGAGCCTGGCTGGCATCGAGTACGAGAACTACCGCAACAGCCAGAAGTACCCACAAAGCCTGACATCACTGGATTACGGCCTGGACATCTATAACCCGGTGTACGGCAGGCCGAAGCCGCCAATCGTCAATCCAAACGACTTCTTCGAACAGGTGGAAAGCCGCGCATTGAACCTGCAGGACCAGATCGACTTCGGCCAAGGCTGGAAGGGCTTGATCGGCGCCCGCTTCGAACATTTCGAACAGACGGCACTGAACCGCGCGACGCGAATCAGCAATGGCCAGGACAAGGAAAGCCTGACCCTGCGAAGCGGCCTGCTCTACCAGCTGACACCAGAGATAGGCCTGTTCGCCAACGCGGCGACATCAGTCAAACCCAACGCAATCGGCAGCCAGGGCACTGGCTTCGATCCGGAAAAAGGTTTCGGCAAGGAGGCTGGCTTAAAGCTCGACCTGCTGGGTGGCCGCATCGGTGCAACGGTCGCACTCTTCCACATCGACAAGGAAAACGTACTCACGGCCGCCCCAAACAATCCCGGCGAAAACATCGCAGCCGGCCGCGCGCGCAGCCAGGGCCTGGACCTGCAGGTCAGTGGACAGCTGACCGACACGGTACGGCTGATCGGCGCCTATGCCTACATCGACGCCGAGATCACCAAGGACAACGTGCTGCCCGAAGGCAGTCGCCTGCTCGGCGTGCCCGAGCACAGTGGCAGCCTGCTGGCTGTCTATGAGTTCAAGGGCGGTCGTCTGCAGGGCTCGGATATCGGAGCCGCCCTCAACTATGTCGGCAATCGCTCCGGCCAGGCCGGCAGCCCGCTCGAGCTCCCTGCCTACGCCACCCTCGACCTGCTCGCCCATTACGAGGCGAGCGAACGAGCAACAGTCGGCCTGAACCTCAACAACCTCTTCGACCGCAAGTACTACGAGCGCTCGTACAACAGCGCTTGGGTCATGCCCGGCGAGCCCCGCAACCTCAACTTCAGTCTCACCCTCGACCTCTGA